A region from the Lycium barbarum isolate Lr01 chromosome 8, ASM1917538v2, whole genome shotgun sequence genome encodes:
- the LOC132606290 gene encoding pectate lyase-like — MASVSCNSVIFYFSLLFFASLIPKLHANIADFDPYLEKKAEEAIKSSLAAYNENPEQLTETFNKEVGETILNGTRRYLREMI; from the exons atgGCCTCTGTTAGTTGTAATTcagttatattttatttttccctTTTGTTTTTTGCTTCATTAATCCCAAAGTTGCATGCCAACATTGCTGATTTTGACccttatttggaaaagaaagctGAAGAAGCCATCAAGTCTTCTCTTGCTGCTTATAATGAAAATCCTGAGCAACTCACTGAAACTTTCAACAAGGAAGTTGGAGA AACAATCTTAAACGGCACAAGGAGGTATCTGAGGGAGATGATATGA